The Planctomycetota bacterium genomic interval TGCTTACGGGCCGCCACGTCCCAAACCTGAATCTCGCCGCGCTGCGAGGGACGACCACCGGCCACGGCCAGCCGCTTGCCATCGGGCGAGAAGCGAACCGACTCGATGCGCGTAGCGTCGCCAACTAGACGGGCCACCGACTTGCCTTGCTCGACATCGACCAGCAGCACTTCGTGATAGCCGGCGACGGCAATCGTCTTGCCATCCGGCGCATAGTCAATCGAGGTGATCACCGGCGGCCGGCGATACACCGGCGGGTGCCGCGCGTCAATCGCGGGGCCGGCATACGCGGCCGAGTCGTCCTTGGCCCCTTGCATGATCCACGTGCGGATCAACTCGACATCCTTCATGGTCAAGGCCGGCTTTTCTTTCGGCATGTCGGCCTTGCCATTGACCGGAGTGATTTGCTCAAGCAAGTAGCTCTCAGCCGGCTTGCCTGGCACGACGGCTTTGCTGCCCGACTCGCCGCCGGCCAGCAACCGTACGAACTCGGTCATCGAGTATTGGCCGTTGGCCTTGGCCGGCTGATGACAGCCCTGGCAGTTGGCCTGAAAGATGGGACGAATCTGCTTGTAAAAGCTGACCTGAGCCACAGGCTTGGCTTCCTTGGGCGCCGCGGCAAGCTTGGCTGGCACGGGCGCGGCGGGCTTGGCATCGATCGCGGCCACCGCCGCGGGCTTGGGTGCAGCCGCCGCAGGCTTCGCCGCTTCGGCGGGCTTCACATCGGCCGGCGGCGCGGCGATTGCCGCGCCTGAGACCAACAAACCCAACAGGACCATCGCCATACGAAAACGAACAACCAACTTCATGTGTATCACCAAGAACAGGCGAGAGTCATGGCTCGATCAAGGAGCCAGAGAGTGAATGGGCTTAAATGATTCGACTACCCGTCTAAGGCGGTCAATCACTGCCGGTCTGCTTGCCCGAAGGGGACCAGCAGTAGCCGAACGCCGTCGTTCAGCGGGCGGACAACAAGATAAAAAACTGTCCGTCAAAACCAGGTGGGGCTAACTTTTTCAGTATGTCGGGCGCAGGCCGAACTGTCAACAAATTTTCGCCCCCTGTCGACAGGGTCCAACCCCCCAGCCGGGCACGCCAATTTGCCCAGTTTTTCGGGCGGTTGACCACCGCTAGCTCAGCCCGTAAACAAGGGGCTCTTCGCCCCGCGTCTGGCCCCCGAAACGACCCACTCGACGGTCGATAGGGGAACGGCCTATTCGGCAAATCTCACCCGGAAAGCAACGCAAGGTATGGACCCCAACATCGAACGGGCGCTGATCAGCGTCAGCGACAAGACCGGCCTCGACACCCTGGCGCGCCGGCTGGCCGCCCGCGGCGTCGAGTTGTACAGCACCGGCGGCACGCGCAAGTTCCTCGAATCGCTGGGCCTGACCGTCTACGACGTGGCCGCCTACACCGGCTTTCCCGAGATGATGGACGGTCGAATCAAAACACTGCATCCCAAGATTCATGGCGGCATTCTGGCCCGGCGTGACAACCCCGAAGACCTGGCCGCCATGCGCGAGCACGGCATCCGCGGGTTCGAGTTGCTGGTCGTCAACTTGTATCCCTTCGCGGCCACGGTGGCCAAGCCGGGCGTGACTGACGCCGAGTGCATCGAGAACATCGACATCGGCGGCCCATCGCTGATTCGGGCCGCGGCCAAGAATCACGCCTTCATCACCGTGGTCACCGAGCCAGGCCAATACAGCGCCGTGGCCGACGCGGTCGATTCGACCGGCGCGACGACGTACGAGTTGCGTCGTCAATTCGCCGCCGTCGCGTTCGCCAACACCGCCAAGTACGACGGCATGATCGCCGGATGGTTCGCGCGCAGCTCGGGCGAGGCATTCCCGCAACAACTCAGCTTGTCGTTTGAACGCCGCGACACGCTTCGTTATGGCGAGAACCCGCACCAGCAGGCGGCCTTGTATGCCGAGCCGACCGCGGCCAGCGACACGCTGGTCAACGCCCAAAAGCTGAACGGCAAGGAGCTGTCCTACAACAACCTGTTGGACCTGGACAGCGCGCTGGCGATTGTGCGCGCCTTGCCTGGTCCGGCGGTGTCGGTCATCAAACACAACAATCCGTGCGGCGCGGCCGAAGCCGAGCGCTTGGCCGATGCGGCGCGCCGCGCGCTCGACGGCGATCCGGTGAGCGCGTTTGGCTCGGTCCTGGGCATCAACCGGCCGGTCGACGTGGCCACGGCCGAGGAGCTGTCGGTTCCCGGGCAGTTCATCGAGGCGATTGTTGCCCCCTCGTTCGAGCCCGCGGCGCTGGAACTGCTGACCACCAAGCCCAAGTGGAAGGCCAACGTCCGCTTGATCGCCGTCGGCAAACTATCGCCCGCCGCGCCATGCTGGGACTTCCGCCGCGTGGTGGGCGGGCTGTTGGTTCAGTCGGCCGACAATCTTGCCGACGACACCAATGGCTGGAAAGTCGTCACCTCGCGGGCACCTGATGACGCACAGTTGCGCGAGCTGCGGTTCGGCTGGGAGCTGGTCCGGCATGTGAAATCGAACGCCATCGTGGTCAGCCGCGATCGGGCCCTGGCCGGCGTGGGCGCGGGCCAGATGAGTCGTGTCGATAGCGTGAAGATTGCCCTGGAAAAGGCGGGCGAACGTGCCGCGGGGGCCATCCTGGCGTCGGATGCGTTCTTTCCGTTCGCCGATTCGATTCCCTTGGCGGCCCAGGCTGGTGTGAAGGCGATCATTCAGCCCGGCGGATCCAAGAGCGACAACGACGTGATCGCGGCCTGCAACGAACTGGGGCTGACGATGATCTTCACCGGCTGCCGCCACTTCAAGCATTGATTAAAGCGACTATTTACTAAAGCCTGCTAGCAATCCCTCGCCGTCTGGAATCCCTCATTAAGGCGGTATTGAGAAAGCTGGCAAATCGGGCTAGATTCCTCACACATCCCCATCGGCTCACGCCGCGCACACAACAGTGCGCACGCCGAGCGTAATGTTTCGCGGATCACACAACGAGCTTCCCAGTGCAAGTCGCTGCCAGCCAACGCAACTCGGTGGTCATCACCGGCATCGGACTGATCGCCTCGGTCGGCCGATCGCGCGAAAGCGTTTGGAAAGCGATCCGTGAAGGGCGCAGCGGCGTGCGCTGGCTGGCCGGGCTGCCGAGCATTCCCGATGGCATGTTGATCGGCGCTCCTGTCGACATCGAAACCGAACGTCCCGCCCAGCTCAAGCCGATTGCTCTGGCGCAACACGCGGCGAACGAAGCCTTGTTCGACGCCGATCTGAATTGGGACGCGGTCAATCGCGACCGGTTCGGTTGCGCCATCAGTGGGCACATGGGTGACACCGGCTGGGTCAATGAAAAGCTGCAAATCAATCCGCAAACCGACCCCCGCGCGGTTCCTTGGTGGCAGCAATGGCTGCCCAACACCGCCTGCTCCGAGGTGGCGAACCGGTTCGGACTCTATGGCCCACGCATCTGCCACTCGACCGCCTGCGCCAGCGGGCTGATCGAAGTTGTCTCGGCCATGCGCGCCTTGGAGGACGATCAGTGCGACCTGGCCCTGGCCGGCAGCGCCGAAGCGTTTCATCCGCTGTTTGCCGCCGGCTTTCGCGCCATGCGCGTGCTGGCCGAACATACGGATCCGATCCAGGCTGCCCGGCCCTTTGACCGACATCGCAGCGGCTTCGTGATGGGCGAAGGGGCGGCGATGTTCGTCCTTGAGCGGCTGGACCACGCCCTGGCGCGCGGCGCGAAGATTTACGCCGAGTTGCTCTCGGGCACGATGCTGGCCGACGCGTTCCACGTCACCGGCGTCGAAGCCGACAGTGACTCGCTGGCCCGACTGATCCGCACCACGATCGAGCGCGCCGATTTGTCGCCGAGCGACGTGCAATACATCAACGCCCACGGCACCGGCACCCAACAGAACGACGTGGCCGAGATTCGCGCCATTCGTCGCGCGCTGGGCACGCGAGCCGCCGAGTCTGCGTGCCTCAGCTCGAACAAGTCGATGCTCGGCCATCTGGTCAATGCGGCCGGCAGCGTCGAGTTGGCGTTGTCGACGTTGGCGCTGCGCGACGGGTTCGTGCCGCCGACGATCAACCTCACCGACCCAGACCCGGAATGCGATCTCGATTGCGTGCCGCTGTTCGGTCGTCGCCGCCAGGTGGAAGTGGCGCTGAAAATGTCGGTGGCGTTCGGTGGTCATCTGGCCGCCGTGGCCATGCGCCGCTGGCCCGACATCGCCGCCCTTTCCGATACCGAGCCCGCCGAAGGCCCGCGCATTTACCGCGTCGCCTAGCGCCCAATCTCTTTGGCCATTGGCGGTTACGACCCAAGTTTGCCTGACCGTTACGGTGGGCAAAGACTGCGCCACGGGTCTCCTTTCCTGAACCGTTGAACTTTTCCAAGCGCTTGCGCCGATCTTCTCACCAATCGGTCACGGATGCTTGAAGTGCGCTGTCGGTCGTCGTGGTAGGACGAGCAGCAGCGCCCGCTTCGAGAGCGTGGGGAACGGATTTAATCCCCGCCGAACTTAGCACGGTCGTCGCTGCGCCAGCGGCTGGGCCCTATTAACCCCAGCAGACGCTTTGTCGCGCACCACGCCACGCCACAGTTCGGGCAGGACGAAATACGTCACCACTGCCTCGGGGAGTCGTTCGTGTCGCGACGCGAGCCGGATCATTTGCGCCTCTATCGTGAACAGCCTGCCGCGCCGTTGTCGAGCGACGATGTGCCCGTGGCGCTGCATGACTTTTGCCGGGCCTTTGAACGGGCCACCGGCTGGTCATTGAACTATGCCCCGGGCGATGCGCCGAACGCGCGCCGCCAGGTTCCGCGCGGCATGGGCGAGCCGGACGGCGCGATTGCGCTCGGGCACTTCACGCTGGGCATTCCCGACTCGTCCCCCGACGAGAGCAGCTACGTCGAAGGGGCCGAGCCGCTGGTCGATCTGGACGTGGCCAGCGCGCTGGCCACGACGGTCGCGCGCTTGACGAACGAGCTGCTGTGTACCCAGCGCGAGCTGCGCCGCTCGCGAGCCGAATTGGCCGCCGGTGTGCCGCTGGTGGCGCGCCCCAGCGACGAAGCGCACCTGGCCGATCGACTGGAAGCGGTCCTGCGCGGGGGCGCGCAGGCTGTTGGCTGCACCTCGGCCGCGCTCTACCTGCTCGACGAGCAGACCGCGCAGTTGGACCTGCGCTCGGTGTGGAACCTGCCCTACTCGCGGCTGGCGAAGCAGGCCCGCACCCTGGCCGACGCCACGGCCGACCTCGAAGCGCTGTGCGGCCATGCCGTGGTGCTGGAAAACCAGCAAGCGGTCGAGCATTGGTGCCCCCCCGAGAAGTGCGGCGCGGCGATTTGCGTGCCGGTCTCGTCGGCCACGACGCCGCTGGGGACGTTGTGGCTGTACTGCGACGCCACGCGCGGCTTCAGCGACGCCGAAGTCAACATCGCCGAGGTCGTGGCCGGCCGCCTGGCCGCCGATCTCGAACGCGAAATGTTGCTGGTGGCCGGCAAGGAACAGTCGGTCTCCTCGCGCCAGATCAACGCCGCCAGCACCCGGCAGCAGGACAGCCTGCCGCGAATGACGCCGCGCGTCGAAGGGTGGGACCTCGCCGCTTGGACCGGGCAGGCCGCGGCGCTGGGGGGCGATTTCCATGACTGGTGGCTGCGGGGGGACGATCGGCTGTGTGTGGCCGTGGCCGATGCGCTCGACGGGGGCTTTGACGCGGCCTTGGCCAGCGCGGCACTGCGAGCGACGTTGCGGGCGTTTGGCAGCGAAGACCTCGAACCGGCGGAACTGATGCGGCGCATCAACCAGTCGCTGTGGCGTCACTCGTCTGGCGATCAATACGCCAGCTTGTTCTGTGCCGCCATCGAACCGACCAGCGGCCAGTGCGACTTTTCGGCCGCGGGGCAGATCGGCTCGGCGCTGCTAGGGCCCGACGGTTTCGAGCGCTTGACCGCGCCGTGCCTGGCGCTGGGGATCGACCCGACCGCGTCGTACTTGCCGCGCGAGTTCATGATGACGCCGGGGCAAGTGCTGGTCGCGGTTAGCGATGGCGTCTGCGACGCGACGAATCCGGCCGGCACGCCTTGGACGATGAAAGGCGTGGCCGAGGCGCTCGGCGGCAAGCTGGAACTGCCGGCCGAGAAGTTAGTAGCCCTGGTCCGCGATCGATTGGAAGCATTCTGCGACGGCCCGGCGGCCGACGACTGCACGGTGCTAGTGCTGAAGCGTGATTGATTAAGACCGACCACGACGAAACAACGGCGCGACGTAGGAAATGCGGGAGAGAATTGAACCGCAAAGACGCAAAGATCGCAAAGAATACAAGGGACAGTTGAATCGCTGAGGGCGCAGAGTTTCGCAGAGAAAGACTTCGGATCAGATCAATTCTATCTCCGCGCCTCTCCGCGTCCTTTGCGTCTTTGCGGTTCAATTGCCTTGCTCTTTTCCGACGTCGTGACCGTCGTGTCGTCGTGGTCGATTGCTCATTATTCTTCTTTTCTGCAGCGATTTCAGCCGAGTTGTTTGAGAATGGGCCGGGTTAAGTCCGACAAGCGGCTTCGCTGCTGGCCTTGCTCGTCGAAGTTGCTGGGATCGAGCCATTTCTCGAAGGCGTCGCGCAGCGCCGGCCACTCGGCGTCGATTGTCGCGTACCAGGCAGTATCGCGGTTGCGCCCCTTGTAAACCGTCGCTTGTCGGAAGATTCCCTCGAACGACAGGCCCAGCCGCTGCGCCGCGGCCCGCGACGCCGCGTTCAGCGCGTCGCATTTCCATTCGTAGCGTCGGTAGCCGGCCTCGAACGCCCATCGCATCATCAGGTACATGGCTTCGGTCGCGGCAGGGCTCCGCTGGAGCTGCGGCGAGTAGTGGAGATGCCCCACTTCGATGGAACCAGTGGCCGGCGCAATCCGCAGATAACTCACCAGACCCGCCGGCCGATTGTCGGCCGTGGGGATAACCGCAAAGAACAGCGGGTCGTCCCCTCGGCAGTTTGCTTCCATCCAGACACGATAGTTCGGCAAATCGCCGAACGGGCCGTAGGCCAGATAGGTCCAACTCCGCCCGTCCGTATCGGCCGCGTCCGCCGCGAACAACGCATCCGCATGACGGTCAAGGTCAAGCGGTTCCAGCCGACACCACTGGCCCACCATCGGCCGACGTGGCGGCAGCGCAGGTGGCGCCCAATTCGGCAAGGAGCAACCGACGCCCTGTCCCAGGTGATTGCGTTCAGATTCCATCGCGGTAACAGGGTTCGGCTGCGTCGGTCGATGACGCCTAATGGCCACCGTGCGACTGTTCGAGCAGCACAAGCTGCCACCACACATAAATCGACACGGCGGCAGTAAATACCAGCACCATCCATGTCAGGGCAAAGCCCTGCAAGCGCGATCCCCAGTGCTTGCGCATTAGCCGAAGCATTTGACCGTCAGAGAAGTTAATCATTCGCACACCCATGTTGGCTGGGTTCCTTCCTGCCTGAATCAGCTTACCTCTCACCAGCGACGATTGCCACCAAGCGGCGACGTGCGGTCCTGACCAAGAGCATTCGACCACGACGGCACGACGGTCACGACGTCGGAAAAAGAAAGGCAATTGAACCGCAAAGACGCAAAGATCGCCAAGGCAGGATTCACCACAGAGGACACGGAGAATACAAAGACGACACTCAATTTTGATTCGGTGGACCACCGCTTAACTACTTGCGATGATTGCTATCTCGTCGGTCTTCTCTGTGACCTCTGTGCCTCTGTGGTGCAACTTTCCCGCTCTTTTCCGACGTCGTGACCGTCGTGTCGTCGTGGTCGAATTCTCTCTGCCTTCCTCGGCGCCCTTCATGTCTTTGTGGTTCAACTTCCCTAAGCGCAAGAAAAAGCCCAGGGGGTGAAACCCCTGGGCTTGGGTGTGACGATTATCAAGCATCGCTGGTCGCGAAGCTTACTTCGCGCCGACCAGTTGGGCCTTCTTCTTCTCGGCCACGATCGTTTCCTGGAGGCTCGCCGGCATGCGGCGGTACTTCGAGAATTCCATCGTGAACGTCCCCTGCCCTTGCGTCAGGCTGCGCAAGTCGGTCGAGTAGCCGAATGTTTCCGACAGCGGCACTTCGGCGATGATCACGCAGGTGTTCCCCTGCATGTCGGTCGACACGATCATGCCGCGGCGGCTGTTCAATTCGCCGACGACCGGACCTTGGAACTGGTTCGGCACTTCGACTTCGACCTTCATGATCGGTTCGAGCAGCGCCGGCTTCATCTTCATGAAGTATTCGCGGAAGCACTCTTGCGCGGTCAATTGGAACGCCATGTCCGAGCTGTCGACGTCGTGGTACGAGCCGTCCTCGAGCACGGCCTTCAGGCCGACCAGCGGATAGCCGGCCAAGGGACCCTTGGCCAGGCACGCGCGGAAGCCCTTTTCGACCGAGGGAATATATTCCTTCGGAATGCGGCCGCCGACGATGTTGTCTTCAAACACGAATTGCTCGGCCGAGTCTTCCGGTAAGCATTCGAGCTTCCCCTTGATGTGACCGTACTGGCCCGAACCACCGGTCTGCTTCTTGCGCTTGTGGTCGTACTCGATGTCCTTGGTCGGCGACTCGCGGTAGCTGACCTTGGGAGCGCCGACTTCGACTTCGACCTTGTATTCGCGGCGAATGCGCTCAACGTAGATTTCCAAGTGCAGCTCGCCCATCCCGGCGATCAGCGTCTCGGCCGTCTCTTCGTCGGTGTTCACACGGAAGGTCGGGTCTTCCTTGGTAAAGCGGTGCAAGGCCTTGCCCAAGCGATCCGCGCCGTCGCGGTTCACCGGGGTGATGGCCATCTTGATCACCGGCTCGGCGACGAACATGCTTTCCAGCGCACAGTACTTGGTCTCGGCGGCAAAGGTATCGCCGCTGGCGCAGTCGATGCCCATGATCGCCACGATGTCGCCGGCGCAGGCCGAGTCGATTTCCTCGCGCTTGTCGGCGTGCATCCGCACGATGCGGCTGAAGCGCTGTTTCTGGCCGGTGCGTTGGTTGTAGTGCATGTCACCCTTGTTGACGGTCCCCTGGTAAATGCGCATGAACGTCAACTGACCGTAGGTGTCTTCCACGATCTTGAACGCCATGCCCACGAACGGCCGCGACGGGTCTGGCGACAACTCGAACGCTTCGTCCGGATTCTCGTGGCTCTTGGCCTTCACTTGCCGATCCAGCGGCGAAGGCAAGTAGCGGACCACGGCGTCCAGCAGCGGCTGCACACCCTTGTTCTTGTAAGCGGTCCCCAGGAACACCGGCGTCAGGCTCTGGCTTTGCGTGGCCGAGCGAATGACCGAGTGGATCAACTCTTCGGGCACGTCTTCTTCGGCCAGCATCAGTTCCATCATCTCGTCGCTGTACATGGCCAGCGATTCGAGCATCTGCTGCCGTTGTTCATTGACGGTTTCGACCAGGTCCGCGGGACATTCCTCGACCCGGACGGTTTCACCCTTGGGGCCGTCAAAGTAATACGCCTGGCGCGTGATCAGATCGACCATGCCGAGGAAGTTGTCTTCCTTGCCGATGGGCCATTGCATGAGCACGGCGTCGCAATCGAGCTTTTCACGCAACTGCTTGACGACGCGATCGTGATTGGCGCCGGTACGGTCCATCTTGTTGATGAACGCCAACCGGGGCACGTGGTAACGCTTCATCTGGCGGTCGACCGTCATCGACTGGCTTTGCACGCCGCCCACGGCGCACAGCACCAGCACGGCGCCGTCCAACACGCGCAAGCTGCGTTCGACCTCGACCGTGAAGTCGACGTGGCCCGGGGTGTCGATCAGATTGACGAAGTGCGGGTTGCCGGCCTTGTCGGTCCATTGCAAGCTGGTGGCGGCGCTGGTGATCGTGATGCCGCGCTCGCGTTCCAGGTCCATATAGTCCATGGTCGCGCCGTCGCCGTCACCCTTCACTTCGTTAATGCGGTGAATGCGACCCGCGTAGAACAGGATTCGCTCGCTCAAGGTGGTCTTACCCGAGTCGATGTGAGCCGAAATCCCGATGTTACGTAACCGCGACAGATCCATGGCGAAATCCTCGTACGACAAAACCCAGCGACTATGAATTGAGCGAAATTAAGTTGGTTGTCTGATCACTGCTGCATTACGGGACCGACGGTCAACGGTTCAGCCGCGGTTAGCGATGCACGAATCGCACGCCTGGCCAAGTCTCGCTTGCGGCGAGCCCTCAAGCGGCTGCGGCTCGAACACCACCCCCTGCTGGACTGCTACCGGTTCAGGCCAGGCGATCCATCACCAAGACCCTCGGGCCAGACGTCCCCTCAGCCGCTGACTTTGATGGCAAAGCCAAACGCTTTGAGGACCGACTAATTATTCCGGGCCAGCCAAGGGGCACCCCCTTTGCACCGACCCCCCGGAACCATTCGTCACGGCCAATTACGAGCCTGCCGATCACTCACTGCCGATCACCGTCCGGTCGTCTTCACCTGCCGCGACCGGTCGACGCGACTAAGCCGCCACCTTGAAACTCAAACAAATCCAGGTGTTACGCCCGCGGGCAAAGCCCAGCGAACTCGGAGCCGGTAACTCCCTTCCAGCACGTGGCTTGGGAAAGCCGTGTACTGTCTGGGTAGGTTTACTGTCCGGCCAATCGACCTGATTGTCAGTGTCTGTCAGGCGGCGGTGTCTGTCAGGCGGCGATGATCGCACAGCGGGCCGTCTTCATCATTGGGCGGCGCGTGCGGGGCAGACTTAACGCTAATCCTAGTCGGTTTTACCGTTTAGCAAAGGCCAAATTCACGGCCCCCGCCTCGCCCGGGCGAAAAACTTGGGGGAACCGGGGGAACATGGCCGCAGGGTGGTACGTCGGCCTATCGGCCAGGGCTTTCGATCGGAAGCCTGCTGCTAGCGCTTAACTTGTTTCTTGCCAATGTCTTGCGCAACGGCGGACTCGGGTTCTTCGTTGATTGTCGATGGCTCGCTTGGGGTCTCGCTCCCGGCGACGGGAGCCTGACGATAGGGCAACTGGCGGTGATACCGCTCGACCCGGCGGGAGATGGCCGCCTGTTCGGCAGGGGTGGCCGACTGACGGGACATTTGGATGGCCCGATGCCCAAGTCGCGCCGCCTCGGTGTAGTTGCCTGCGTTCGCCTGGGCAGCGGCCGCCACGTCCAACGACCGGAAGTCTCGTTCTCGGGCAAGTTCCACCGCTCGCTGGGCCGCCGCCAGGGCCAGCTTCTCATCGCGAAATCGTTCATCGGGCGCGGTCGCCAGCAACCAGGCCGCGGCCCGCAGCACGGTGGGGTCTTCCGGGGCCTGTTGCAGCGCCACGCGCAGATCATCACAAGCCGCGCCCCACTGACCCAATCGTTGATGTGCGACAGCCCGGCCCAGCCGGCCGTTGACGTAGGTCGGATCGGCGGCAATCGCCTCGTTGAAATCATTCAGCGCCGCTTGGCGTTTGCCCCCGTCAGCGTCGCCAGCGGCTTCGAGCGCCATGCGTCCGCGGCGCGTCAACTGCCAGGCCAGCAAATGCCGGCCGTACTTGGCATCGGTCTCCGAGAGTTCCCCTTCCAGGGCTTCGCGCGTCACGCCGATGGCGTCGGTCATTTGCGCGGCGTTGGTCGCGGCGGTCCCTTGCTCATACGCGCGCATCAACAGCGACGGCACATCGTCGGCCTGCAGCGCGCCGGCCCAGCACATCGCCCAGCCAAGGGCCGTTACGATGCCGAGCAATGGCAGCACTGACGTGCGCGGTCGGAGCATGGCGGTTCGTTCCACCGGAAGGTTGTGAACCCGGGCAACAATTTGGGGGGCGTATCATGCTGATTTCCGCGGCGTGCGCCGAGGTCAATCGGTCGCGCAAAATCGTGGAATCGCGTTCGTGGCAAGGCGTTCTTCACGCGGCTTCCCGCCGGCCGCGTGCAATGACAGCGTCGTCGGGTCATACTGGAAACCATGTCGGAACCCACCGGATTCATCAATGGCCAGCTTGTCCCTGCCTCGCAAGCGTCGATTGCGCTGGCAGACCAGGGCTTCACCCTCGGCGTGACGGTCAGCGAGCAGTTGCGCACGTTCGCCGGTCGACTGTTCCAGCCCGAGGAACACCTGCAGCGGCTGCTCGGCTCGCTGCGTATCGTGGGGCTCGAGTTGCCGCTGGCGGCGGATCGCTGGCTGGCCCAGGCTGCCGAGCTAGCTGAGTTGAATCACCGCCTATTGCCGACAGGTCACGATCTGCAAATGACCTGGTTCGTGACGCCCGGTTTGAACGCGCAGCAGCCCGGTCACGCATCGATTGGCCCGACGTTTGGCATGACGACGTTTCCGCTGCCGTTTGCCCGCTGGGCCGACAAATACGCGACCGGCGATCGGCTTGTCACCAGCCGTTGGCGTCAGGTTCCAACTGAATGCTGGCCCGCCGAGTTGAAATGCCGCAGCCGGATGCA includes:
- the purH gene encoding bifunctional phosphoribosylaminoimidazolecarboxamide formyltransferase/IMP cyclohydrolase; this translates as MDPNIERALISVSDKTGLDTLARRLAARGVELYSTGGTRKFLESLGLTVYDVAAYTGFPEMMDGRIKTLHPKIHGGILARRDNPEDLAAMREHGIRGFELLVVNLYPFAATVAKPGVTDAECIENIDIGGPSLIRAAAKNHAFITVVTEPGQYSAVADAVDSTGATTYELRRQFAAVAFANTAKYDGMIAGWFARSSGEAFPQQLSLSFERRDTLRYGENPHQQAALYAEPTAASDTLVNAQKLNGKELSYNNLLDLDSALAIVRALPGPAVSVIKHNNPCGAAEAERLADAARRALDGDPVSAFGSVLGINRPVDVATAEELSVPGQFIEAIVAPSFEPAALELLTTKPKWKANVRLIAVGKLSPAAPCWDFRRVVGGLLVQSADNLADDTNGWKVVTSRAPDDAQLRELRFGWELVRHVKSNAIVVSRDRALAGVGAGQMSRVDSVKIALEKAGERAAGAILASDAFFPFADSIPLAAQAGVKAIIQPGGSKSDNDVIAACNELGLTMIFTGCRHFKH
- a CDS encoding beta-ketoacyl-[acyl-carrier-protein] synthase family protein, whose translation is MQVAASQRNSVVITGIGLIASVGRSRESVWKAIREGRSGVRWLAGLPSIPDGMLIGAPVDIETERPAQLKPIALAQHAANEALFDADLNWDAVNRDRFGCAISGHMGDTGWVNEKLQINPQTDPRAVPWWQQWLPNTACSEVANRFGLYGPRICHSTACASGLIEVVSAMRALEDDQCDLALAGSAEAFHPLFAAGFRAMRVLAEHTDPIQAARPFDRHRSGFVMGEGAAMFVLERLDHALARGAKIYAELLSGTMLADAFHVTGVEADSDSLARLIRTTIERADLSPSDVQYINAHGTGTQQNDVAEIRAIRRALGTRAAESACLSSNKSMLGHLVNAAGSVELALSTLALRDGFVPPTINLTDPDPECDLDCVPLFGRRRQVEVALKMSVAFGGHLAAVAMRRWPDIAALSDTEPAEGPRIYRVA
- a CDS encoding SpoIIE family protein phosphatase translates to MSRREPDHLRLYREQPAAPLSSDDVPVALHDFCRAFERATGWSLNYAPGDAPNARRQVPRGMGEPDGAIALGHFTLGIPDSSPDESSYVEGAEPLVDLDVASALATTVARLTNELLCTQRELRRSRAELAAGVPLVARPSDEAHLADRLEAVLRGGAQAVGCTSAALYLLDEQTAQLDLRSVWNLPYSRLAKQARTLADATADLEALCGHAVVLENQQAVEHWCPPEKCGAAICVPVSSATTPLGTLWLYCDATRGFSDAEVNIAEVVAGRLAADLEREMLLVAGKEQSVSSRQINAASTRQQDSLPRMTPRVEGWDLAAWTGQAAALGGDFHDWWLRGDDRLCVAVADALDGGFDAALASAALRATLRAFGSEDLEPAELMRRINQSLWRHSSGDQYASLFCAAIEPTSGQCDFSAAGQIGSALLGPDGFERLTAPCLALGIDPTASYLPREFMMTPGQVLVAVSDGVCDATNPAGTPWTMKGVAEALGGKLELPAEKLVALVRDRLEAFCDGPAADDCTVLVLKRD
- a CDS encoding GNAT family N-acetyltransferase encodes the protein MESERNHLGQGVGCSLPNWAPPALPPRRPMVGQWCRLEPLDLDRHADALFAADAADTDGRSWTYLAYGPFGDLPNYRVWMEANCRGDDPLFFAVIPTADNRPAGLVSYLRIAPATGSIEVGHLHYSPQLQRSPAATEAMYLMMRWAFEAGYRRYEWKCDALNAASRAAAQRLGLSFEGIFRQATVYKGRNRDTAWYATIDAEWPALRDAFEKWLDPSNFDEQGQQRSRLSDLTRPILKQLG
- a CDS encoding elongation factor G — its product is MDLSRLRNIGISAHIDSGKTTLSERILFYAGRIHRINEVKGDGDGATMDYMDLERERGITITSAATSLQWTDKAGNPHFVNLIDTPGHVDFTVEVERSLRVLDGAVLVLCAVGGVQSQSMTVDRQMKRYHVPRLAFINKMDRTGANHDRVVKQLREKLDCDAVLMQWPIGKEDNFLGMVDLITRQAYYFDGPKGETVRVEECPADLVETVNEQRQQMLESLAMYSDEMMELMLAEEDVPEELIHSVIRSATQSQSLTPVFLGTAYKNKGVQPLLDAVVRYLPSPLDRQVKAKSHENPDEAFELSPDPSRPFVGMAFKIVEDTYGQLTFMRIYQGTVNKGDMHYNQRTGQKQRFSRIVRMHADKREEIDSACAGDIVAIMGIDCASGDTFAAETKYCALESMFVAEPVIKMAITPVNRDGADRLGKALHRFTKEDPTFRVNTDEETAETLIAGMGELHLEIYVERIRREYKVEVEVGAPKVSYRESPTKDIEYDHKRKKQTGGSGQYGHIKGKLECLPEDSAEQFVFEDNIVGGRIPKEYIPSVEKGFRACLAKGPLAGYPLVGLKAVLEDGSYHDVDSSDMAFQLTAQECFREYFMKMKPALLEPIMKVEVEVPNQFQGPVVGELNSRRGMIVSTDMQGNTCVIIAEVPLSETFGYSTDLRSLTQGQGTFTMEFSKYRRMPASLQETIVAEKKKAQLVGAK
- a CDS encoding aminotransferase class IV — translated: MSEPTGFINGQLVPASQASIALADQGFTLGVTVSEQLRTFAGRLFQPEEHLQRLLGSLRIVGLELPLAADRWLAQAAELAELNHRLLPTGHDLQMTWFVTPGLNAQQPGHASIGPTFGMTTFPLPFARWADKYATGDRLVTSRWRQVPTECWPAELKCRSRMHYYLAEQDAQQREPGSRPLLLDIAGNVSETPTVNVLAVFGAKEIVSPPRKTILPGISLAVVEELAAATGLTFHERTLTPAELAGADEVLLTSTPFCVLPVVALDGRPIGKGQPGPVFARLMAAWSKQLGVDIMAQARQFSG